In Bacillus sp. DX3.1, the following proteins share a genomic window:
- a CDS encoding glycosyltransferase family 39 protein, whose product MKQVLRIWAVVLFTSAICIRFFYASPFAATWDEVDFALALKQYDILAMQPHFPGYPFFILGGMMTHLFIENPVKSLGVFNAIMALSAAFPMYRVARRYVSQTSALIVVAVLQTSGYFSILVTQPMSEGAALAIVWWYIWSVERAFRTKNFQAQFWPVIFFALLMGIRLSYAPFGIALILLLWQQWHEEKWRCIILFCTAVLSQLVWIGALIWNIGGITGVWKISFGFVEGHFTEWGGAVTETSEPFISRLFRLLSENIVFAGIGMHSYFLTGFFLFFLFLFVLQWKNIRCYPKVLIALASVYFLWNLLGQNIDKPRHSYPIVAMLLCVLAISWLKRNRGILLLLFATSQLMMSIPLMKEQQVEVPATYQLASYLKERQQPFIVYTWEETRVMEYLQMPYDHKRFYTYSYFLQDKKYHKNDTIYVTNHLIEGFQKQGINIEGQVEKEAVFYSNRLSDPVYHKIVLYKWKK is encoded by the coding sequence ATGAAACAAGTATTACGTATATGGGCCGTTGTCCTGTTTACAAGTGCGATTTGTATTCGGTTTTTCTATGCGAGTCCGTTTGCTGCAACGTGGGACGAAGTTGATTTTGCGCTTGCACTAAAACAATATGACATATTAGCGATGCAGCCCCATTTCCCAGGCTATCCTTTTTTTATTTTAGGGGGAATGATGACGCATCTTTTTATAGAAAATCCAGTGAAATCCTTAGGAGTTTTTAATGCAATTATGGCACTAAGTGCGGCATTTCCGATGTATAGGGTGGCACGTCGTTATGTAAGCCAGACGAGTGCTTTAATTGTGGTCGCTGTATTACAAACGAGCGGCTATTTCTCTATTTTAGTAACGCAGCCTATGTCAGAAGGAGCAGCGTTAGCGATCGTATGGTGGTATATATGGAGTGTAGAACGAGCTTTTCGTACAAAGAATTTTCAAGCTCAATTTTGGCCAGTAATTTTCTTTGCACTATTAATGGGTATACGCTTATCATATGCACCATTTGGGATAGCGCTTATTTTGTTATTATGGCAGCAATGGCATGAAGAGAAATGGCGGTGTATTATCCTATTTTGCACAGCTGTTCTTTCACAGCTCGTTTGGATTGGTGCACTTATTTGGAATATCGGTGGAATAACGGGGGTATGGAAAATCTCTTTCGGATTTGTAGAAGGTCATTTTACCGAATGGGGCGGAGCGGTTACAGAAACAAGTGAGCCATTTATTTCACGTCTTTTTCGTTTACTTTCCGAAAACATTGTATTTGCAGGAATTGGCATGCATTCATACTTCCTCACAGGTTTCTTTCTTTTCTTTTTGTTTCTATTTGTTTTACAATGGAAGAACATACGTTGCTATCCAAAGGTTTTAATCGCTCTTGCAAGTGTATATTTTCTTTGGAATTTACTTGGACAAAATATTGATAAACCTCGTCATTCTTATCCGATTGTAGCGATGTTACTTTGCGTACTTGCTATTTCTTGGTTAAAAAGGAATCGTGGTATTTTATTGTTGTTGTTTGCAACCAGCCAACTTATGATGAGTATACCGCTTATGAAGGAACAACAAGTGGAGGTGCCGGCAACGTATCAGCTTGCGTCATATTTAAAGGAAAGACAACAGCCGTTTATTGTATACACGTGGGAAGAGACGAGGGTTATGGAATATTTGCAAATGCCATATGATCATAAACGTTTTTACACATATTCCTATTTTTTACAAGATAAAAAATATCATAAAAATGATACGATATACGTTACGAATCATCTCATTGAAGGATTTCAAAAGCAAGGGATCAATATAGAAGGACAGGTTGAAAAGGAAGCTGTCTTTTATTCCAATCGATTATCTGATCCTGTTTATCATAAAATAGTTTTATATAAGTGGAAAAAGTAA